A single genomic interval of Blattabacterium sp. (Nauphoeta cinerea) harbors:
- the carA gene encoding glutamine-hydrolyzing carbamoyl-phosphate synthase small subunit, with protein sequence MENKIKKAILILEDGTRYEAYHLGAPISSSGEVVFNTAMTGYTESITDPSYKGQILTYTYPIIGNYGIPSSSCREESIYEFYESDKVQISGLVISYYSNRPYHWNMNKTLSNWLYENGIPGLYGVDTRFIAKKLRKNGGSMLGKILMKNEDLPFYDPNQDNLSEKVSIDKKIIYGNGKYKILLVDFGLKNNILRCLLRRDCSIIRVPWDYDFTKEEYDGLVLSNGPGNPKVYKKPIHYLRIVMKKKRPIFGICLGNQLLGIAAGGDTYKLKYAHRSHNQPVLSLKTGKSFITSQNHGYVLDTKHISGEWKIFFRNLNDDTCEGIIHNYKPFFSVQFHPEASSGPKDTEFLFDFFIDSIKKIKNLSKLV encoded by the coding sequence ATGGAAAATAAAATAAAAAAAGCAATTCTTATATTAGAAGATGGAACTCGGTATGAAGCTTATCATTTAGGAGCACCAATATCCTCTTCTGGTGAAGTTGTGTTTAATACGGCTATGACCGGTTATACAGAAAGTATTACAGATCCTTCTTATAAAGGTCAAATATTGACTTATACTTATCCCATAATAGGAAATTATGGAATCCCATCTTCTTCTTGTAGAGAAGAATCTATTTATGAATTTTATGAATCCGATAAAGTTCAAATATCCGGGCTTGTTATTTCTTATTATTCTAATCGTCCGTATCATTGGAATATGAATAAAACTTTATCAAATTGGTTGTATGAAAATGGAATTCCTGGATTATATGGTGTAGATACCAGATTTATTGCAAAAAAACTTAGGAAAAATGGAGGATCCATGTTAGGTAAAATTTTAATGAAAAATGAAGATCTTCCTTTTTATGATCCAAATCAGGATAATCTTTCTGAAAAAGTATCGATAGACAAAAAAATTATATATGGAAATGGAAAATATAAAATATTACTTGTAGATTTTGGTTTAAAGAATAATATATTACGTTGTCTCTTACGAAGAGATTGTTCTATTATTAGAGTCCCATGGGATTATGATTTTACAAAAGAAGAATATGATGGATTAGTCCTTTCTAATGGACCTGGAAATCCTAAAGTTTATAAAAAACCGATACATTATCTTCGTATAGTTATGAAAAAAAAACGACCTATATTTGGTATATGTTTGGGGAATCAACTTTTAGGGATAGCAGCAGGAGGAGATACTTATAAATTGAAATATGCACATAGAAGTCATAATCAACCGGTTTTGTCATTAAAAACAGGAAAAAGTTTTATTACATCACAAAATCATGGATATGTTTTAGATACAAAACATATTTCTGGAGAATGGAAAATATTTTTTAGAAATTTAAATGATGATACTTGCGAAGGAATTATTCACAATTACAAACCTTTTTTTTCTGTACAGTTTCATCCAGAAGCTTCAAGTGGACCTAAAGACACCGAATTTTTATTCGATTTTTTTATAGATTCAATTAAAAAAATAAAGAATCTTTCAAAATTAGTATGA
- the ribB gene encoding 3,4-dihydroxy-2-butanone-4-phosphate synthase, translating to MGFDSNQNLNSIEEAIQDIQNGKIIIVVDDKNRENEGDFIVAAEKITPKIVNFLITHGRGLVCVSLTEEKCDQLKLQMMVKNNTDPRKTAFTVSVDLRGYGVSTGISVSDRAKTIFALVNEVEPKAFNKPGHIFPLRAKKGGVLERPGHTEAAIDITKMAGCNPGGVLVEILNQNGSMARLPQLIHIAQKFHIKIISIEDLIKYKIKHKK from the coding sequence ATGGGTTTTGATTCAAATCAAAATTTAAATAGTATTGAAGAGGCCATACAGGATATACAAAATGGAAAAATTATTATCGTAGTTGATGATAAAAATCGTGAAAATGAAGGAGATTTTATAGTAGCTGCTGAAAAAATAACTCCTAAAATTGTAAATTTTCTCATTACTCATGGAAGAGGATTAGTTTGTGTTTCCTTGACAGAAGAAAAATGTGATCAATTAAAACTTCAAATGATGGTAAAAAATAACACAGATCCTAGAAAAACGGCTTTCACCGTATCCGTAGATTTACGAGGTTATGGCGTGAGTACTGGTATTTCTGTTTCAGATAGAGCCAAAACTATTTTTGCCTTAGTTAATGAAGTAGAACCAAAAGCATTCAATAAACCAGGACATATATTTCCTCTTCGCGCAAAAAAAGGAGGCGTATTAGAAAGACCTGGACATACAGAAGCAGCTATTGATATAACTAAAATGGCAGGATGCAATCCTGGAGGTGTATTGGTAGAAATATTAAATCAAAATGGATCTATGGCACGTTTACCACAATTGATTCATATAGCCCAAAAATTCCATATCAAAATTATATCCATAGAAGATCTTATTAAATATAAAATTAAACATAAAAAATAA
- a CDS encoding M20 family metallo-hydrolase, translated as MSVVNLQVLKEEAIQLLIQIINTPSISEQENKVSFLIEDYLHQHGFHVKRKYNNIWTENNNSYKKENIPTILLNSHHDTVKPGKNWSTDPFTAVQQNNKLIGLGSNDAGASIVSLISAFIYLSSLSELPYRLILSITAEEEISGTLGVRSILPELGSIDLGIVGEPTQMQVAIAEKGLIVLDCVAEGETGHSARNTGINAIYIATRDIEYLRYFSFDRKSELLGFPTINVTQIKGGIQHNVIPDICTFVIDIRTNELYQNEELIDIIRNQIHSKMKPRSSHSNSSFINPMHPIVLKAKLIGRNTYGSPTLSDQSIMPFSTIKMGVGDSGRSHTPNEYVWISEIMEGIDIYICLLKDFNF; from the coding sequence ATGTCTGTAGTTAATTTACAAGTTTTAAAAGAAGAAGCCATACAACTTCTGATTCAAATCATCAATACACCTTCTATATCTGAACAAGAAAATAAGGTTTCTTTTTTGATAGAGGATTATCTTCATCAGCATGGATTTCATGTAAAAAGAAAATATAACAATATATGGACTGAAAATAATAATTCTTATAAAAAAGAAAATATTCCAACTATATTATTAAATTCTCATCATGATACGGTAAAACCAGGAAAAAATTGGAGCACAGATCCTTTTACTGCTGTTCAACAAAACAATAAACTAATTGGATTAGGGAGTAATGACGCTGGAGCTTCTATCGTTTCATTGATATCTGCTTTTATATATTTAAGCAGTTTGTCTGAATTACCTTATAGATTAATACTTTCTATTACTGCAGAAGAAGAAATATCTGGGACTTTAGGTGTAAGATCAATTTTACCTGAATTAGGATCTATAGATTTAGGAATTGTGGGAGAACCTACACAAATGCAAGTAGCTATTGCTGAAAAGGGATTAATCGTATTAGATTGTGTAGCTGAAGGGGAAACAGGACATTCTGCAAGAAATACAGGAATCAATGCTATTTATATAGCTACAAGAGATATAGAATATTTAAGATATTTTTCTTTCGATAGAAAATCTGAATTGTTGGGTTTTCCTACTATAAATGTCACTCAAATAAAAGGAGGAATACAACATAATGTCATACCTGATATTTGTACTTTTGTTATAGATATTAGAACTAATGAATTATATCAAAATGAGGAATTGATTGATATAATTCGGAATCAAATTCATTCTAAAATGAAACCGCGTTCTTCACATTCAAATTCATCTTTCATAAATCCTATGCATCCTATTGTTTTAAAGGCTAAATTGATAGGAAGAAATACTTATGGGTCCCCGACTCTTTCGGATCAAAGTATAATGCCTTTTTCTACTATTAAAATGGGTGTAGGAGACAGTGGACGTTCTCATACGCCTAATGAATATGTTTGGATTTCTGAAATTATGGAAGGAATAGATATTTATATTTGTTTGTTAAAAGATTTCAATTTTTGA
- the trxA gene encoding thioredoxin, protein MLQEINDDNFEKLISESEKPILVDFWAPWCTPCRALSVLLEEIFSEYHTKVSVFKLNVDNNPKISSKYEIRSIPTMIFFKNGEKKDIHIGVLSKEDIRKKLDALIVT, encoded by the coding sequence ATGTTACAAGAAATAAACGATGACAATTTTGAAAAGTTGATTTCTGAGTCAGAAAAACCTATTCTTGTAGATTTTTGGGCGCCATGGTGTACTCCATGTAGAGCTTTGTCTGTTCTATTAGAAGAAATATTTTCTGAATATCATACAAAAGTATCAGTTTTCAAGTTGAATGTAGATAATAACCCTAAAATTTCTTCTAAATATGAAATACGTAGTATTCCTACTATGATTTTTTTTAAAAATGGAGAAAAAAAAGATATTCATATTGGTGTCCTTTCTAAAGAAGACATAAGAAAAAAATTGGACGCTTTAATTGTTACATAA
- a CDS encoding N-acetylornithine carbamoyltransferase, with product MKKFFSVEDVSDVHNLIKDALSLKKDPYDFQHIGKNKTIGLVFFNPSLRTRISCQKAAFNLGCHTWVLDIHRDSWKIEMNDGSVMNITQEHLKEAISVMSIYCDILAVRTFPNLSDKNYDYQEIIFNKILNYSRVPVVNMESATLHPLQSLADVMTIAEYTSFFRKKCKVVLSWAPHVKSLPHSVANSFSQWVSKIEQIDFTITCPEKYDLYKKFSNKAYTTHNQNEAFINADFIYAKNWSSYLNYGKILCKNSDWMITEKKMKLTNKAKFMHCLPVRRNIVVEDTVLDSNSSIVLQQAENRIYASQIIFLRMLQSLS from the coding sequence ATGAAAAAATTTTTTAGCGTAGAAGATGTTTCCGATGTACATAATCTCATTAAAGATGCTTTATCTTTAAAAAAAGATCCATATGATTTTCAACATATTGGAAAAAATAAAACAATCGGATTGGTTTTTTTTAATCCTAGTTTACGTACAAGAATTAGTTGTCAAAAAGCCGCTTTTAACCTAGGATGTCATACTTGGGTATTAGATATTCATAGAGATTCTTGGAAAATTGAAATGAATGATGGAAGTGTTATGAATATTACACAAGAACATCTTAAAGAGGCTATTTCTGTAATGAGTATATATTGTGATATTCTTGCAGTCAGAACTTTTCCGAATCTTTCAGATAAAAATTATGATTATCAAGAAATTATTTTTAATAAAATATTAAATTATTCAAGAGTTCCAGTAGTTAATATGGAAAGTGCGACTTTGCATCCTCTACAGTCTTTGGCAGATGTTATGACAATTGCAGAATATACTTCTTTTTTTAGAAAGAAATGTAAAGTAGTATTAAGTTGGGCTCCTCATGTGAAATCATTGCCTCATTCCGTCGCAAACTCTTTTTCTCAATGGGTATCAAAGATAGAACAGATAGATTTTACGATTACGTGTCCAGAAAAATACGATTTATATAAAAAATTTTCAAATAAAGCTTATACGACACATAATCAAAATGAAGCATTTATAAATGCAGATTTTATTTATGCCAAAAATTGGAGTAGTTATTTGAATTATGGAAAAATACTTTGTAAAAATTCCGATTGGATGATCACTGAAAAAAAAATGAAACTAACCAATAAAGCTAAATTTATGCATTGTTTACCTGTTAGAAGAAATATTGTAGTAGAAGATACGGTTTTAGACAGTAATTCTTCCATAGTATTGCAACAAGCAGAAAATAGAATTTACGCTTCACAAATAATTTTTTTGAGAATGTTACAATCTTTATCATGA
- the carB gene encoding carbamoyl-phosphate synthase (glutamine-hydrolyzing) large subunit, whose translation MKIINKVLILGSGALKIGEAGEFDYSGTQALKALKEEGIYTILINPNIATVQTSKEVADKIYFLPLTLFFIKRVIDKERPQGILLSFGGQTALNCGIQLFKEGIIEKYQIQILGTSIESIIRSEDRNLFRNRLTHIHIKTAKSFVSHSVDDAISYSLEIGFPVIIRSAYTLGGLGSGFAKNVNDLKKIVNKAFSYSSQIIIEEYLEGWKEIEYEIVRDKYDNCISVCNMENFDPIGIHTGESIVVAPSQTLTNSEYYSLRQLAIHIARDFHIVGECNVQFALDPNSEDYRVIEMNARLSRSSALASKATGYPLAFVAAKLSLGYGLHELKNSVTKNTSAFFEPALDYVVCKIPRWDLNKFYGVSNRIGSSMKSVGEVMAIGGSFEEALQKGIRMLDIGMQGFINIMNRTKLKSTQLLKKHLKKPTDQRIFFLEEALEKGFSTKEIHHLTKIDPWFLHQLDNIFQTKKKIDRFDSFIDLPEELLRKAKKEGFSDIQIASIFFKKNQNHNISDLEQKIREHRKVKNIVPYVRQIDTLASEYPAHTNYLYLTYHAIQHDITYEKDKKSVITLGSGVYRIGSSVEFDWCCVNALNTIHKESYRSVMINYNPETVSTDFDVCDRLYFEELTLERVLDIIELEQPKGTIVSMGGQIPNNLVLKLYEKKVKILGTSPVSIDKVENRYKFSNAMDYLKIKQPRWKELSDFNAICQFIKEVDFPILVRPSYVLSGANMSVISNQEELQCYLREKVSISSEYPLIITEFIQNAKEIELDAVSQNGKILYYAISEHVEFAGVHSGDATLVYPPYNLYLSTLKEIIRISEKISIYFNISGPFNIQFLSKDNEVKVIECNLRASRSFPFVSKVSHFNMIELATQVLLSKNKNKIEPNFFVTNYLGVKASQFSFSRLQDADPILGVDMVSTGEVGCLGDTFDEALLKSMLSVGYTVPKKNILISGGPIESKLDLLEVIKLLHQKGYILFATEGTNRFLSYNGIPSIKVYWPNVKKYSNVLELIKNRKLDLIINIPKNLSKSELNNDYTIRRYAVDFNIPLLTNARLAKAFIQAFCNLSVDQLFIKAWDEY comes from the coding sequence ATGAAAATAATAAATAAAGTACTCATCCTGGGATCAGGTGCATTAAAAATAGGAGAAGCAGGTGAATTTGATTATTCTGGTACACAAGCATTGAAAGCCCTTAAAGAGGAAGGAATTTATACTATATTGATAAATCCAAATATCGCCACAGTTCAAACTTCTAAGGAAGTTGCTGATAAAATTTATTTTCTTCCTTTAACTTTATTTTTTATTAAACGTGTTATAGATAAGGAAAGACCACAAGGGATTTTATTATCTTTTGGGGGACAAACTGCATTGAATTGTGGAATTCAGCTTTTTAAAGAAGGGATTATAGAAAAATATCAAATTCAAATTTTAGGGACTTCTATAGAATCTATTATTCGTAGTGAAGATAGAAACTTATTTAGAAATAGACTAACTCATATTCATATCAAAACAGCAAAAAGTTTTGTGTCCCATTCTGTGGATGATGCTATTTCTTATTCTTTAGAAATAGGATTTCCTGTTATCATCAGATCAGCTTATACTCTTGGAGGTTTAGGAAGTGGTTTTGCTAAAAATGTTAATGATTTAAAAAAGATAGTGAATAAGGCTTTTTCTTATTCTTCTCAAATTATTATAGAAGAATATTTAGAAGGATGGAAAGAAATTGAATATGAAATAGTTAGAGATAAATATGATAATTGTATTTCCGTGTGTAATATGGAAAACTTTGATCCGATAGGAATTCATACAGGAGAAAGTATTGTTGTAGCTCCGTCGCAAACCTTAACAAATTCTGAATATTATAGTTTAAGACAGTTAGCGATACATATAGCTAGAGATTTTCATATAGTAGGAGAATGTAACGTTCAGTTTGCGTTAGATCCCAATTCAGAAGATTATCGTGTTATTGAAATGAACGCGCGTCTTTCTCGTTCTAGTGCTCTTGCTTCTAAAGCCACAGGTTATCCTTTAGCTTTTGTTGCTGCAAAACTATCTTTAGGGTATGGATTACATGAATTAAAAAATTCTGTAACTAAAAATACTTCTGCTTTTTTTGAACCTGCATTAGATTATGTAGTATGTAAAATCCCTAGATGGGATTTAAATAAATTTTATGGTGTTTCTAATAGGATTGGAAGTAGTATGAAAAGTGTAGGAGAAGTTATGGCTATTGGAGGTTCATTTGAAGAAGCTCTACAAAAAGGAATTCGTATGTTGGATATAGGGATGCAAGGATTCATTAATATTATGAATAGAACAAAACTGAAATCGACTCAATTGTTAAAAAAACATCTAAAAAAACCTACAGATCAAAGAATTTTCTTTTTGGAAGAGGCTTTAGAGAAAGGTTTTTCTACAAAAGAAATACATCATTTAACAAAAATTGATCCATGGTTTTTACACCAACTTGATAATATTTTTCAAACAAAAAAAAAGATAGATCGTTTTGATAGTTTTATAGATCTTCCAGAAGAATTATTACGAAAAGCGAAAAAAGAAGGTTTCTCTGATATACAAATAGCTAGTATTTTTTTCAAAAAAAATCAAAATCACAATATTTCTGATTTAGAACAAAAAATAAGAGAACATAGAAAAGTAAAAAATATCGTTCCATATGTAAGACAAATTGATACTTTAGCTTCTGAATATCCGGCACATACAAATTATTTGTATTTAACATATCATGCGATTCAACATGATATTACTTATGAAAAAGATAAAAAATCTGTTATTACATTAGGATCTGGTGTTTATAGAATTGGAAGTAGTGTTGAATTTGATTGGTGTTGTGTAAATGCATTAAATACGATTCATAAAGAATCTTATAGATCTGTAATGATAAATTATAACCCGGAAACAGTTAGTACTGATTTTGACGTATGTGATCGATTATATTTTGAAGAACTTACTTTAGAACGTGTATTAGATATTATTGAATTAGAACAACCTAAAGGAACAATTGTATCCATGGGAGGGCAAATTCCTAATAATTTAGTTTTAAAACTTTATGAAAAAAAGGTAAAAATTTTAGGAACTTCTCCTGTATCCATAGATAAAGTGGAGAATAGATATAAATTTTCTAATGCCATGGATTATTTAAAAATTAAACAACCTAGATGGAAAGAATTATCTGATTTTAATGCAATTTGTCAATTTATAAAAGAAGTAGATTTTCCTATATTAGTTAGACCTTCTTACGTCCTTTCTGGAGCAAACATGAGTGTGATTTCTAATCAAGAGGAATTACAGTGTTATCTTCGTGAAAAAGTATCTATATCTTCTGAATATCCATTAATCATTACAGAATTTATTCAAAATGCTAAAGAAATTGAACTAGATGCTGTTTCTCAAAATGGAAAAATATTGTATTATGCTATATCAGAACACGTAGAATTTGCAGGAGTCCATTCAGGAGACGCAACATTAGTATATCCTCCATATAATCTATATTTATCCACATTGAAAGAGATCATTCGTATATCTGAAAAAATATCTATATATTTTAATATATCTGGCCCTTTTAATATTCAATTTTTATCTAAAGATAATGAAGTAAAAGTAATTGAATGCAATTTAAGAGCCTCCAGAAGCTTTCCTTTTGTATCAAAAGTTTCTCATTTTAATATGATTGAGTTAGCAACTCAAGTTCTTCTTTCCAAGAATAAAAATAAAATAGAACCTAATTTTTTTGTTACAAATTATTTGGGGGTAAAAGCTTCTCAATTTTCTTTTTCTCGTTTACAAGATGCAGATCCTATTTTAGGTGTAGATATGGTTTCCACAGGAGAAGTAGGATGTTTAGGAGATACTTTTGATGAAGCACTTTTAAAATCTATGTTGTCTGTAGGTTATACCGTTCCCAAAAAAAATATATTAATATCTGGAGGACCTATTGAATCTAAATTAGATCTTTTAGAAGTTATAAAACTTTTGCATCAAAAAGGGTATATATTATTTGCTACAGAAGGGACCAATCGTTTCTTATCTTATAATGGAATTCCTTCGATAAAAGTTTATTGGCCTAATGTAAAAAAATATTCAAATGTTCTTGAGTTAATCAAAAATAGAAAATTGGATCTCATTATTAATATTCCCAAAAATCTAAGCAAATCAGAGTTGAATAATGATTATACTATTAGACGTTATGCCGTCGATTTTAATATCCCTCTCCTCACGAACGCACGGTTAGCAAAAGCTTTTATACAAGCATTTTGTAATTTATCTGTAGATCAATTATTTATAAAAGCTTGGGATGAATATTGA
- the argB gene encoding acetylglutamate kinase codes for MKIHVVKMGGHLMNNHKSLHNSLKAFSELQGHKILIHGGGKKADFISKKMGIPTKVIQGRRITDKETLDIVVMTYAGIINKNIVAILQSYHSNALGLCGADGNCIQSYLRKISNIDYGYVGDVNVKSINTHLIKFLLINNIIPVFCSITHNGMGNLLNTNADTIASYIAISLAKDFEVELHFCFEKKGVLQNVQDSESYLKKINFDLFKKMKKNHTIANGMIPKLENAFFAFQNGVDKVSIGLPHHLNDVNNKTVLCL; via the coding sequence ATGAAAATTCATGTAGTAAAAATGGGAGGTCATTTAATGAATAATCATAAGAGCCTTCATAATTCTTTGAAAGCTTTTTCTGAACTACAAGGACACAAAATATTGATTCATGGAGGAGGAAAAAAAGCAGATTTTATTTCAAAAAAAATGGGAATCCCCACAAAAGTGATACAAGGCAGAAGAATAACAGATAAAGAAACTTTAGATATAGTTGTTATGACGTATGCAGGGATAATTAACAAAAATATTGTAGCTATATTACAATCTTATCATTCTAATGCTTTAGGTTTATGTGGAGCAGATGGAAATTGTATTCAATCATACTTACGTAAAATATCAAATATTGATTATGGATATGTGGGAGATGTTAATGTAAAAAGTATTAATACACATTTAATAAAATTTTTATTAATAAATAATATCATTCCTGTATTTTGCTCCATTACACATAATGGAATGGGAAATCTACTTAACACAAACGCAGATACAATAGCTTCTTATATAGCTATATCCTTAGCTAAAGACTTTGAAGTAGAGTTACATTTTTGTTTTGAAAAAAAAGGAGTTTTGCAAAATGTACAGGATTCTGAGTCTTATTTAAAAAAAATAAATTTTGATTTATTTAAAAAAATGAAAAAAAATCATACCATAGCAAATGGTATGATTCCTAAATTGGAAAATGCTTTTTTTGCATTCCAAAATGGAGTCGATAAAGTGAGTATAGGTCTACCTCATCATTTAAATGATGTAAATAATAAGACTGTACTATGTCTGTAG
- a CDS encoding LptF/LptG family permease — protein MIIKKLDLYMIRLFMTPFFIIYITIFIIFMIQFFWSQIDELTGKNISIFIILKFILYFGVSIIPLVTPIALLLTSIIIFGDLSENQELIAIKSSGISLFRVMIPILCLTFILSIVLYLFSDFVIPKAKMKAKKLGYQISLTHPSLKLKERIFVNLLPNFFIKIDRINNNYLHNVFIFFYDKNSLINTILSQKGILIPNQKDGSIQLKLINGVLYSENFNNIKNKQYSYQLVEFHTLIQNFKIPSGTKIKNLDDYDFYKTLNTRNLIKKINFFQKKIITILTGTKYIAKLQLELQKKFTFPVTCIIMFLTGAPLGAIIRKGGIGYPTVIALIIFIIYYTLLTITQNKVEKAEICSWIGAWIPNLVFFPVSVWMTYKTVIDDFYI, from the coding sequence ATGATAATAAAAAAACTTGATTTATACATGATTCGTTTATTTATGACTCCTTTTTTTATAATTTATATTACAATATTTATTATTTTTATGATTCAATTTTTTTGGAGTCAAATAGATGAACTAACAGGAAAAAATATTAGTATTTTTATAATATTAAAATTTATATTATACTTTGGTGTATCTATTATTCCATTGGTAACTCCTATTGCCTTATTATTAACTTCTATTATAATATTTGGTGATCTTTCAGAAAATCAAGAACTAATTGCTATAAAATCTTCTGGAATATCTCTTTTTCGTGTTATGATTCCTATTTTATGTTTAACCTTTATTTTATCCATTGTATTGTATTTATTTTCAGATTTTGTTATTCCAAAAGCAAAAATGAAAGCGAAGAAATTAGGATATCAAATATCGTTGACTCATCCATCTTTAAAATTGAAGGAAAGAATTTTTGTAAACCTTTTACCCAATTTTTTCATAAAAATAGATAGAATAAATAATAATTACTTACATAATGTATTTATTTTTTTTTATGACAAAAATTCACTTATTAACACTATTCTTTCTCAAAAAGGAATTTTAATTCCCAATCAAAAGGATGGATCTATTCAATTAAAATTAATAAATGGAGTTTTATATAGTGAAAATTTCAATAATATTAAAAATAAACAATACTCTTATCAACTTGTAGAGTTTCACACTTTAATTCAAAATTTTAAAATTCCTTCAGGAACAAAAATAAAAAACTTAGATGACTATGATTTTTATAAAACACTAAATACAAGAAATCTTATTAAAAAAATTAATTTTTTTCAAAAAAAAATTATAACAATACTTACGGGAACAAAATATATTGCTAAGCTCCAATTAGAATTGCAAAAAAAATTTACATTTCCAGTAACATGTATTATAATGTTTCTTACTGGAGCTCCATTAGGTGCTATTATTAGAAAAGGAGGAATAGGTTATCCAACAGTGATAGCTCTAATTATATTCATCATTTATTATACTTTACTAACCATCACTCAAAATAAAGTAGAAAAAGCTGAAATATGTTCATGGATAGGAGCTTGGATCCCAAACCTTGTTTTTTTTCCAGTAAGTGTATGGATGACTTATAAAACTGTAATAGATGATTTTTATATTTAA